One Vespula pensylvanica isolate Volc-1 chromosome 3, ASM1446617v1, whole genome shotgun sequence DNA window includes the following coding sequences:
- the LOC122627738 gene encoding 3-hydroxyisobutyrate dehydrogenase, mitochondrial, producing the protein MCLLIFRLKSSTWISMAGARRFSKVGFVGLGNMGGHMARNILKKGYELTVFDIDKSAMSNLVENGAKTASTIAEMVKDVDVLISMLPSNQQVLDCYTGDNGILSSVKKNVLLIDSSTIDPFVSKEISIKAEKREVKFIDSPVSGGINAARDGTLTFMVGGSNANFEAAKSILEAMGSRIVHCGDVGMGQAAKLCNNMLLAISMIGTAEIFNLGQRLGLKENVLNDIVNSSSGKCWSSELYNPVPGLLPDVPSSNNYEGGFSTLLMTKDLSLAQSAATRTDALIPLGSLAYQLYKMLNSHGLSQKDFSIIYQFLRGKC; encoded by the exons atgtgtctCCTCATATTTCGCTTAAAATCTTCAACCTGGATAAGTATGGCAGGTGCGCGTCGATTTTCAAAAGTTGGATTCGTCGGTTTAGGTAATATGGGTGGTCATATGgcaagaaatattttgaaaaag GGTTACGAATTAACAGTGTTCGATATTGATAAATCAGCTATGTCTAACTTGGTCGAAAACGGTGCAAAAACTGCTTCGACCATTGCAGAAATGGTGAAGGACGTTGACGTACTCATTTCTATGTTACCTTCGAATCAACAAGTTCTAGATTGCTATACCGGTGATAATGGTATATTGAG ctcagtaaaaaaaaatgtactccTGATAGATAGCAGTACGATAGATCCATTCGTGTCGAAGGAAATATCGATAAAGgctgaaaaaagagaagttaaatttattgataGTCCGGTATCCGGag gTATAAACGCAGCGAGAGATGGTACATTGACTTTTATGGTAGGCGGTTCTAATGCAAATTTCGAAGCGGCCAAATCTATATTGGAGGCTATGGGCTCGAGAATAGTTCATTGCGGTGACGTTGGAATGGGACAGGCAGCAAAATTGTGTAATAATATGCTACTAGCCATTAGTATGATCGGTACAGccgaaatttttaatcttgGTCAAAG ATTGGgtctaaaagaaaatgtattgaATGACATAGTGAATTCCAGTTCAGGAAAATGTTGGTCCTCTGAATTGTACAATCCTGTTCCAGGTCTTCTACCTGATGTTCCTAgttcaaataattatgaa GGCGGCTTTAGTACATTGCTTATGACAAAGGATTTAAGCTTGGCGCAATCTGCCGCAACTAGGACAGACGCATTAATTCCTTTAGGCTCTTTGGCTTATCAACTTTATAAGATGCTTAATAGTCATGGTTTATCGCAAAAAGATTTTAGCATTATATATCAATTCCTAAGAGGTAAATGTTAA